A single window of Candidatus Woesearchaeota archaeon DNA harbors:
- a CDS encoding KH domain-containing protein: protein MEEGFFLEKDRIPVFIGVAGGKKREIEKKFDCKIDVDSKSGEVVVDTEDSLTQFILANVIAAVNMGHSPDSAMRLEDETFVLDTIDVKSYVKDHTRLKVVMGRIIGKEGSTRKLIEEITKCSVSVKDHYVSVIGPYENTILVHEALDMLIKGASHKSLYSYLERNKVNINTGLL from the coding sequence ATGGAAGAAGGTTTTTTTTTAGAAAAGGATAGAATTCCGGTTTTTATCGGAGTTGCTGGTGGAAAGAAGAGGGAGATTGAGAAGAAGTTTGATTGTAAAATTGATGTTGATTCAAAATCTGGAGAAGTTGTTGTTGATACTGAGGATTCTTTGACTCAATTTATTTTAGCTAATGTTATTGCTGCAGTTAATATGGGTCATAGTCCTGATAGTGCTATGAGACTTGAGGATGAGACTTTTGTTTTAGATACAATTGATGTTAAGAGTTATGTGAAAGATCATACTAGATTAAAAGTTGTTATGGGTAGAATTATTGGTAAGGAAGGTTCTACTAGAAAACTTATTGAAGAGATTACTAAGTGTAGTGTTAGTGTAAAGGACCACTATGTGAGCGTTATAGGACCTTATGAGAATACTATTCTTGTTCATGAGGCTCTTGATATGCTAATCAAAGGAGCGTCCCACAAATCGCTTTATTCTTATTTGGAGAGAAATAAAGTTAATATTAATACAGGATTACTTTAA
- a CDS encoding type II secretion system F family protein: MKLQNISGEEIIRYVLLVLTFLGFFFAIRYSLTNITSPVYVNIFLVLPFIIFLTPYLFLSLYGLKRVESKMQVIPRFLRDIVDNVESGMDLISSIKNTVNNEYGVLNEDVKKLFNQISWGIDFDVAMINFAKNIGSSTLKRDLYLVIEARKIGGHVEKILRELSLKIGNENLRTKERRSNLASNTFTGYISFIIFLVIIVMVYKYLFVGITETINPGAGGVSDGKIETFLSLLTLLSYELAILSGFLFGLMQDNNIINGAPHVVALVISVFVTFFFFI; encoded by the coding sequence ATGAAATTACAAAATATTAGTGGAGAGGAAATTATTAGGTATGTTTTACTTGTATTAACTTTTCTAGGTTTTTTTTTTGCGATTAGATATTCTTTAACAAATATTACTTCTCCAGTTTATGTAAATATCTTTTTAGTTTTACCTTTCATTATTTTTTTGACACCTTATTTATTTCTTAGTTTGTATGGTTTAAAGAGAGTTGAATCTAAAATGCAAGTTATTCCAAGATTTTTAAGAGATATTGTAGATAATGTTGAATCTGGAATGGATCTTATTTCTTCGATTAAAAATACAGTTAATAATGAATATGGTGTTTTGAATGAGGATGTAAAAAAACTTTTCAATCAAATCTCTTGGGGAATAGATTTTGATGTTGCTATGATTAACTTTGCAAAAAATATTGGTAGTTCTACTTTGAAGAGAGATTTATATTTAGTTATTGAAGCAAGAAAGATTGGTGGACATGTTGAGAAAATTTTAAGAGAGCTTTCTTTAAAAATTGGTAATGAAAATTTGAGAACTAAAGAGAGGAGAAGTAATTTAGCATCTAATACTTTTACTGGATATATTTCATTTATTATTTTTTTAGTGATTATTGTTATGGTGTATAAATATTTATTTGTTGGAATTACTGAGACTATTAATCCTGGTGCTGGAGGAGTTTCAGATGGAAAAATTGAGACTTTTTTATCTTTACTTACTCTACTTTCTTATGAACTGGCTATCTTGTCTGGATTTTTGTTTGGACTTATGCAAGATAATAATATTATCAATGGAGCACCTCATGTAGTAGCTTTAGTAATTTCAGTGTTTGTGACATTTTTCTTCTTCATATAG
- a CDS encoding type II secretion system F family protein has translation MKLKNNDSKGIMNESFIEFYVHFLYRNFGRFFFSKKNFKDFFYRNFYNIRYEGVLRKANLRLIPEEYFFAILFSLILMIVLVFIMTFANIFIRPEFTQVVFFGGVLAVSLMGIFFYNFPIVTSNNRGQEINASMPYLLPYMKILAKELSLSKIVEIIGDFLIYKEIRIEFEKIRYYSTVLGYDIHSSIREAMASCPSRELADLMNDLVTISNSGGNIYNYLDRKLNNLNIEIDAIEKKTIDTLLIYSQVYVVVLLISPLFYTIMTTILNLVNITSTQWGAGSSDSGSVVMYIFALLVFLPLFYGAFMMLVYYSKPLYSRLKPIKNEITKY, from the coding sequence ATGAAACTCAAAAATAATGATTCTAAAGGGATTATGAATGAGTCTTTTATTGAGTTTTATGTACATTTTTTATATCGTAATTTTGGGAGATTTTTTTTCTCAAAGAAGAATTTTAAAGATTTTTTTTATAGAAATTTTTATAATATTCGTTATGAAGGAGTTTTAAGAAAAGCAAATTTAAGACTTATTCCTGAAGAATATTTCTTTGCTATTCTTTTTAGTTTGATTTTAATGATTGTTTTAGTTTTTATTATGACTTTTGCTAATATTTTTATTAGGCCTGAGTTTACTCAAGTTGTTTTTTTTGGAGGTGTTTTAGCTGTATCTCTTATGGGTATCTTTTTTTATAATTTTCCAATTGTGACTTCTAATAATCGAGGTCAAGAAATTAATGCATCTATGCCTTATTTGTTACCTTATATGAAAATTTTAGCAAAAGAACTTTCATTGTCAAAAATTGTTGAGATTATTGGTGATTTTTTGATTTACAAAGAGATTAGGATAGAGTTTGAAAAAATTAGATATTATTCTACTGTTTTGGGTTATGATATTCATAGTTCTATTAGGGAGGCAATGGCCTCATGTCCATCAAGAGAGCTTGCTGATTTGATGAATGATTTAGTTACGATTTCTAATTCTGGAGGTAATATTTACAATTATTTGGATAGGAAGTTAAATAATTTGAATATTGAGATTGATGCTATTGAAAAGAAAACTATTGATACTCTTCTTATTTATTCACAAGTTTATGTTGTAGTTCTTTTAATTTCTCCATTGTTTTATACTATTATGACTACTATTTTGAATTTAGTAAATATTACTTCTACTCAATGGGGAGCTGGTAGTTCGGATAGCGGTAGCGTAGTTATGTATATTTTCGCTTTACTTGTATTTTTGCCTTTGTTTTATGGCGCATTTATGATGTTAGTGTATTATTCGAAGCCTTTATATTCGAGGTTAAAACCAATTAAAAATGAAATTACAAAATATTAG
- a CDS encoding type II/IV secretion system ATPase subunit: MDQKKLNQIMQKAKKSYSNNNVEFDKFLQNKSEFIPLNNLIAVQSQQGAVPNGGDPSLENGENEANQQNSQSLQNYNNQFGGNYGMQPNNFQQNMGSRINVIGDQGSGAPINIIAKNYINPDSIDDNDGLSEDLTKSTKSHQLSKIPDNMIKTSATDWEPLNYTGVDEKYKLYGLSYVEIKYDDVEQKIIYHVIEPELSEEELDVIAELKKAFIYVFEKVAFDNVGTNSRDIIINGTKKLCSKYKIKLTEEQFGKVVYYLERDFLGLEMIEPMMHDQFIEDISCDGLGIPIFINHLKYGPLEVSRKFTDLKKLNSFIVKLAQKSNQEVSLSRPILQGALTDGSRVEAIYGKEVSEKGSSFTIRKFRVEPFTPLHLMEFGTMPSFLLAYLWIAVENKKSLLISGGTATGKTTILNALSLFVPPTAKIVSIEDTPEINLPHEHWLPLISKEGNEKGQVTMFDLLKASLRERPDYIIVGEVRGAEAAILFQGMATGHAGLGTVHADKFNDLVNRMTIAPINLPKQLLTELDIVIFMKTVKVKDNVVRRVNSVVEIVDYETKKDHFLINEFVKYVPMEDVFSYKENSALISSLLESRGGEEDSIWAEIEKRRRILDFMSKNKILEFREVSHIIRAYYKDPKAIFEYMEGFVKEVEDETQK, from the coding sequence ATGGATCAAAAAAAACTTAATCAAATTATGCAAAAAGCAAAAAAGAGCTATTCTAATAATAATGTAGAGTTTGATAAGTTTTTACAAAATAAATCTGAATTTATTCCTCTGAATAATTTGATTGCAGTTCAGTCTCAACAAGGCGCAGTACCTAACGGTGGTGATCCTTCTTTGGAGAATGGAGAAAATGAAGCAAATCAACAAAATTCTCAATCTCTTCAAAATTATAATAATCAATTTGGGGGTAATTATGGTATGCAACCAAATAATTTTCAACAAAATATGGGTTCAAGGATAAATGTTATTGGTGATCAAGGTAGTGGGGCTCCAATTAATATTATTGCTAAGAATTATATTAATCCTGATTCCATTGATGATAATGATGGTCTTTCAGAAGATTTAACAAAATCTACTAAGTCTCATCAGTTATCTAAGATTCCAGATAATATGATTAAGACTTCAGCTACTGATTGGGAACCTTTAAATTATACTGGTGTTGATGAAAAATATAAGTTATACGGTTTATCTTATGTTGAGATTAAATATGATGATGTTGAGCAAAAAATTATTTATCATGTGATTGAACCTGAATTATCTGAAGAAGAACTTGATGTGATTGCGGAGTTGAAAAAAGCTTTTATTTATGTTTTTGAGAAAGTTGCATTTGATAATGTTGGGACAAATAGTAGGGACATTATTATTAATGGAACTAAGAAACTTTGTTCTAAATATAAAATTAAACTTACTGAGGAGCAGTTTGGTAAAGTAGTTTATTATTTGGAGAGGGATTTCTTAGGTTTAGAAATGATTGAACCTATGATGCATGATCAATTTATTGAAGATATTTCTTGTGATGGTTTGGGAATTCCAATTTTCATTAATCATTTGAAATATGGTCCACTTGAAGTTAGTAGAAAGTTCACTGATTTGAAAAAATTAAATTCTTTTATTGTGAAGCTTGCACAGAAATCTAATCAAGAAGTTTCTTTGTCTAGGCCAATTTTACAAGGAGCTTTAACTGATGGTTCAAGGGTTGAGGCTATTTATGGTAAAGAGGTTTCAGAGAAGGGTTCTTCATTTACTATAAGGAAGTTTAGAGTAGAACCTTTTACACCACTACACTTAATGGAGTTTGGTACAATGCCTTCGTTTTTACTTGCATATTTATGGATTGCAGTTGAGAATAAAAAATCACTTTTGATTTCAGGTGGAACTGCTACTGGTAAGACTACAATTTTGAATGCTCTTTCATTATTTGTACCTCCTACTGCAAAAATTGTATCTATTGAAGATACTCCTGAGATTAATCTTCCTCATGAACATTGGTTGCCTTTAATTTCAAAGGAAGGTAATGAGAAAGGACAAGTTACGATGTTTGATTTACTTAAAGCATCTTTAAGGGAGAGACCAGATTATATTATTGTAGGAGAAGTTAGAGGTGCTGAAGCTGCAATTTTATTCCAAGGAATGGCTACAGGACATGCTGGTTTAGGTACGGTTCATGCAGACAAGTTTAATGATTTAGTTAATCGTATGACTATTGCGCCAATTAATCTTCCTAAACAGCTTCTTACTGAGCTTGATATTGTTATTTTTATGAAAACTGTAAAGGTTAAAGATAATGTTGTAAGGAGAGTTAATTCAGTTGTAGAAATTGTAGATTATGAAACTAAAAAAGATCATTTTTTAATTAATGAGTTTGTAAAGTATGTTCCAATGGAAGATGTTTTTTCATATAAAGAAAATTCTGCTTTGATTTCTAGTTTGCTTGAGAGTCGTGGTGGTGAAGAGGATTCCATTTGGGCAGAGATTGAGAAAAGAAGAAGAATTTTAGATTTCATGAGTAAAAATAAAATTTTGGAATTCAGGGAAGTTAGTCATATAATTAGGGCTTATTATAAGGATCCGAAAGCTATTTTTGAATACATGGAAGGATTTGTGAAAGAGGTAGAAGATGAAACTCAAAAATAA
- the eno gene encoding phosphopyruvate hydratase has product MKIVSIESLQILDSRGNPTIEVKIVLDDGSAGSFRVPSGASTGIHEACELRDNNKNLFHGKSVLKAVDNVYKIKEELLNIDFNQKSFDEFLIEYDGTTNKELLGANAILGLSIAFSKASAKYYNLPLYEYLNRLANGLSFDLKTIAKPEPINLFANVINGGLHSGNSLNIQEFMIIPVFGSVYDRIRAISEIYQTLKVLIEEKYGKSNTAVGDEGGFAPDISKPTEALDLLVDAIEKSNYKGEVFLAMDAAASDFYDSTTKLYEVEKGVKLDFKKLTKYYSDLVDKYPIISIEDAMAEDDFEGFAYYLQNVSKLKIKNPISGKKESFSVGDDLLVTNPERIKLAIDKKLCSSLLLKINQIGTLTESIEAHKMAKAVGWHTIVSHRSGETVDDFIADLSVALESSIKIGAPARGERVAKYNRLLNIYK; this is encoded by the coding sequence ATGAAAATAGTTAGTATTGAATCCTTACAAATATTAGATTCAAGAGGAAATCCAACAATTGAAGTTAAAATTGTTTTGGATGATGGTTCTGCTGGTTCGTTTAGAGTTCCTTCGGGAGCTTCAACTGGTATTCACGAGGCTTGTGAGTTAAGAGATAATAATAAAAATTTATTTCATGGTAAGTCAGTTTTAAAAGCTGTAGATAATGTTTATAAAATTAAGGAAGAACTTTTGAATATTGATTTTAATCAAAAAAGTTTTGATGAGTTTTTAATAGAATATGATGGAACTACAAATAAAGAGTTATTAGGTGCTAATGCAATTTTAGGACTTAGTATTGCTTTTTCTAAAGCTTCAGCAAAGTATTATAATTTGCCTTTATATGAATATTTGAATAGACTTGCAAATGGTTTGTCTTTTGATTTGAAAACTATTGCAAAGCCTGAACCAATTAATCTTTTTGCAAATGTGATTAATGGTGGTTTACATAGTGGAAATTCTTTAAATATTCAAGAGTTTATGATTATTCCTGTTTTTGGAAGTGTTTATGATAGAATTAGAGCAATTTCTGAAATTTATCAGACTCTGAAAGTTTTGATTGAGGAAAAATATGGTAAATCAAATACTGCTGTAGGTGATGAAGGAGGATTTGCACCAGATATTTCTAAGCCAACAGAAGCACTAGATTTGCTTGTTGATGCAATTGAGAAGAGTAATTATAAGGGGGAAGTGTTTTTAGCTATGGATGCTGCAGCTTCAGATTTTTACGATTCTACTACCAAACTTTATGAAGTTGAGAAAGGAGTTAAATTAGATTTCAAGAAATTGACTAAGTATTATTCAGATTTGGTTGACAAATATCCAATTATTTCTATTGAGGATGCAATGGCTGAAGATGACTTTGAAGGATTTGCTTATTATTTACAAAATGTTTCAAAACTTAAGATTAAAAATCCTATTTCAGGAAAGAAAGAATCTTTTAGTGTTGGAGATGATTTATTAGTTACAAATCCTGAAAGAATTAAACTTGCAATTGATAAAAAACTTTGTTCTTCGCTTCTTTTGAAAATTAATCAAATTGGAACTTTAACTGAGAGTATTGAAGCTCATAAAATGGCAAAAGCTGTGGGTTGGCACACTATCGTCTCACATAGATCAGGAGAGACTGTTGATGATTTTATTGCCGATTTGAGTGTTGCTTTGGAGTCTTCTATTAAAATTGGCGCTCCAGCAAGAGGGGAGAGAGTAGCAAAATATAATCGTTTATTGAATATATATAAATGA
- a CDS encoding 30S ribosomal protein S17e: MGRVKSTFVKTSAKKIYKKGASEFTSDFNTNKTIVDKYAKIPSKRLKNTILGYITRLKKTSEVEE; the protein is encoded by the coding sequence ATGGGAAGAGTTAAAAGTACATTTGTAAAGACATCTGCAAAGAAAATTTACAAGAAAGGAGCAAGCGAATTCACATCAGATTTTAATACAAATAAAACAATTGTTGACAAATACGCTAAAATTCCTTCAAAAAGATTAAAGAACACAATTTTGGGCTACATCACAAGATTAAAAAAAACTAGTGAAGTAGAAGAATAA
- a CDS encoding AsnC family transcriptional regulator, with translation MTKDKLSILSPKDILILRKLLEDGRQSSSSISKEIDLGREIVNYRIKRLIKENLIVKFIPKINDQALNYKEYIIFLKLNLDDEISKEKFVKEHMGNKYLVWIVKSNSGWDLIVRLYAQSIEEFKEKLNEILEDYSTVLASYYTIISTDEIKENEKETLLEKVFNEKTTKKDFKIIKKNQQILIDQKDKEIIKLLEEDGRVQYKEIGDKLEISSDTVKYRIDKLKSQGIIENFTTVINFNKIGYIQYAAIIKFKYLIKEEEEKVNKILIDSKCILKAIKNLNSEEYFITLVFDENKEKEKFEKELKEKFEDKILSLEMFKIE, from the coding sequence ATGACTAAAGATAAGTTATCCATACTATCTCCAAAAGACATATTAATTTTAAGAAAATTACTTGAAGATGGAAGACAAAGTTCATCAAGTATTTCAAAAGAAATAGATTTAGGTAGAGAAATAGTAAATTATAGAATTAAACGACTTATCAAAGAAAACCTAATTGTAAAATTTATTCCAAAAATAAATGATCAAGCCCTAAACTATAAAGAATACATAATATTTCTAAAATTAAATCTTGATGATGAAATCTCTAAAGAAAAATTTGTAAAAGAACACATGGGAAACAAATACTTAGTATGGATTGTAAAATCTAATTCAGGATGGGACTTAATAGTAAGATTATACGCACAAAGTATAGAAGAATTTAAAGAAAAATTAAATGAAATTCTTGAAGACTATTCAACTGTTCTTGCTAGCTACTATACAATAATTTCCACAGACGAAATAAAAGAAAATGAAAAAGAAACACTTCTAGAAAAAGTGTTCAATGAAAAAACTACAAAAAAAGATTTCAAAATTATTAAAAAAAATCAACAAATTCTTATTGACCAAAAAGACAAAGAAATAATAAAATTATTAGAAGAAGATGGTAGAGTACAATATAAAGAAATAGGAGACAAATTAGAAATCTCCTCCGACACCGTAAAGTATAGAATAGATAAACTAAAATCACAAGGAATAATCGAAAATTTTACTACTGTAATTAACTTTAATAAAATAGGATATATTCAATACGCCGCAATAATAAAATTTAAATATTTAATAAAAGAAGAAGAAGAAAAAGTAAATAAAATTTTAATTGACTCAAAATGTATTCTAAAAGCAATTAAAAATTTAAACTCCGAAGAATATTTTATAACATTAGTATTTGATGAAAACAAAGAAAAAGAAAAATTTGAAAAAGAACTAAAAGAAAAATTTGAAGATAAAATTTTAAGTCTTGAAATGTTTAAAATAGAATAA
- a CDS encoding nucleotide exchange factor GrpE yields MTKEKKDTSKKEKKISKDEVIKNLVKQIEELKNEHLRTRADFENFKKRKEKESLEIRDRAVTDFVLDLLPAIDNFEMSLKMTDNQAMFVKGVEMIHKNLTDTLKEHKFEEFEPKINDNFDPYMHDPILIENDDAKPGKVIGILKKGYKRKENIVRPARVQVKKEQELVEEKTK; encoded by the coding sequence ATGACAAAAGAAAAAAAAGATACTTCTAAAAAAGAGAAAAAAATTTCTAAAGATGAAGTCATCAAAAATTTAGTTAAACAAATTGAAGAATTGAAAAATGAACATCTAAGAACAAGAGCAGATTTTGAAAATTTCAAAAAAAGAAAAGAAAAAGAATCTCTTGAAATAAGAGATAGAGCTGTAACTGATTTTGTGTTAGACTTACTTCCTGCAATAGATAATTTTGAAATGAGTCTCAAAATGACTGACAACCAAGCAATGTTTGTAAAAGGAGTTGAAATGATTCATAAAAATCTAACTGACACACTAAAAGAACACAAATTTGAAGAATTTGAACCAAAAATTAACGATAATTTTGATCCATATATGCATGACCCAATATTAATTGAAAATGATGATGCTAAACCAGGTAAAGTGATAGGAATCCTTAAAAAAGGATATAAAAGAAAAGAGAATATAGTAAGACCTGCAAGAGTTCAAGTAAAAAAAGAACAAGAATTAGTAGAAGAAAAAACAAAATAA